A genomic region of Miscanthus floridulus cultivar M001 chromosome 3, ASM1932011v1, whole genome shotgun sequence contains the following coding sequences:
- the LOC136544002 gene encoding uncharacterized protein yields MKQLTKVLMDGGTDLNIMYAETLDAMGVDRARIWPRAPFHGIVPGKQAMLLRQIDLPVTFGGPSDYRMETLTFEVVGFHRTYHAILGRPFYAKFRVITNYTYLKLKMLGLGGVITIDTSFQRAYECEVKYCDHAATIVAFTELAALRQEVAEETPDPKQSTRSFKPVEGSKEVLIDLGSTEGKMVRIGAMLSSK; encoded by the coding sequence atgaagcagctcaccaaggtattgatggatggaggcaccgacctcaacatcatgtatgccgagACGCTCGATGCTATGGGCGTCGACCGAGCGCGCATCTGGCCCAGAGCACCTTTTCATGGCATtgtgcctggaaagcaggccatgctgcttaggcagatcgatctgcctgtcaCCTTCGGGGGTCCATCcgactataggatggagaccctcaccttcgaagtggtggggtTCCACAGaacttaccacgccatcctgggacgaccattCTATGCGAAGTTCAGGGTCATtaccaactacacctacctcaagctgaagatgctaggcctaggcggggtcatcaccatcgacacctcctttcagcgcgcctatgagtgcgaaGTCAAGTATTGCGATCACGCCGCAACAATCGTTGCCTTCACAGAGCTTGCAGCCCTCAGgcaggaggtcgccgaagaaacACCTGACCCCAAGCAGTCGACTAGGTCCTTCAAGCCAGTGGAGggctctaaggaggtcctcatagacctcgGGAGCACCGAGGGCAAAATGGTGCGCATTGGtgccatgctttcctccaaatag